Part of the Bacillus cabrialesii genome is shown below.
GATGCCGGCATGCCCCAATCAGCCGGCATGATTGTCAATGAAGCCAAACAAAGATTCGGTGATGATTTTCAGCTGAAGGCGATTATCCTCACACACGGGCACTTTGATCATATCGGGGCGATAGAGGAGATCCTTGAGCATTGGGATGTTCCTGTCTATGTCCATTCTCGGGAAATGCCTTATGTAACAGGTAAAGAGGATTATCCTCCGGCTCGTCCTGACAGCAAGAGCGGGCTGGTCGCCAAGCTGTCGCCGCTGTTTCCCCGGCATTCTATCGATATTTCCTCACATGTGCAGGCACTGCCGGAAGACGGCTCCGTTCCGTATCTTGACGAGTGGATGTGGATCGCGACACCGGGTCACACACCCGGCCATATTTCGTTATTCCGCGAGGACGGGCGCGTGCTTGTGGCAGGCGATGCTGTCATTACAGTGGAACAGGAGAAAATGGCGGACGTCTTGATTCAAAAACAGGAGCTCCATGGGCCGCCGGCTTATTTCACACCTGACACAGAGACGGCTGCCAAATCCATTCAGAAGCTTGCCGGCCTGGAACCGGAAGCACTGCTGACAGGGCACGGCATACCGATGACCGGCAAAAACTTTCGCAGTGACCTAACTGAATTGGCAAATCGCTTATTATCTCTTTGACACCCGCATACGCGGGTGTTTTTTATTGTTTTCCAAGATGATACAGAAAAATCATTTGTCTTCCCGCTTAAAAACGATACAATGAAAAGCATGAATGCATTTGAAGGGGAGAGTTTGTTGGAAGAAAAAGAAATACTCTGGAACGAAGCGAAAGCATTTATTGCCGCATGCTATCAGGAATTGGGAAAGGAGGAGGAAGTGAAAGACCGTCTCGATGATATTAAAAGTGAAATTGACCGGACAGGAAGCTATGTACATACGAAGGAAGAGCTTGAGCACGGAGCGAAAATGGCTTGGAGAAACAGCAACCGCTGCATCGGCAGATTGTTCTGGAATTCGCTGAATGTCATCGACAGACGTGACGTCCGGACGAAGGAAGATGTGCGAGACGCCCTCTTTCATCACATTGAAACCGCCACCAATAACGGGAAAATCAGGCCGACCATTACGATTTTTCCTCCGGAAGAGAAAGGTGAAAAGCAAGTCGAGATTTGGAATCATCAGCTGATCCGTTACGCTGGATATGAATCAGACGGAGAAAGAATCGGCGACCCGGCTTCCCGTTCCCTGACCGCAGCCTGCGAAGAGCTCGGCTGGCGCGGAGAGCGAACGGATTTTGACCTGCTGCCGCTCATGTTTCGCATGAAAGGCGATAAAGAGCCGGTCTGGTATGACCTGCCGCGTTCACTTGTGATCGAGGTGCCAATCACACATCCGGACATCGAAGCGTTTTCTGATCTGGAGCTGAAATGGTACGGGGTGCCGATTATTTCTGATATGAAGCTTGAGGTCGGGGGCATTCATTATAATGCCGCGCCATTTAACGGCTGGTATATGGGCACGGAAATCGGAGCGAGAAACCTGGCAGATGAAAAACGATATGACAAGCTCAAAAAAGTGGCGTCCATTATTGGCATTTCTACTGATTACAATACGGAACTATGGAAGGATCAAGCGCTTGTTGAATTGAATAAAGCCGTGCTGCACTCGTATAAAAAGCAAGGTGTCAGCATTGTTGACCATCATACGGCCGCAAGCCAATTTAAACGGTTTGAAGAACAGGAGGAAGAAGCGGGCAGAAAGCTGACGGGGGATTGGACGTGGCTGATTCCGCCGATTTCACCCGCTGCCACTCATATCTTCCACCGTTCCTATGACAACTCAATCGTTAAGCCGAATTACTTTTATCAGGATAAGCCTTACGAGTGAACAATGGAAAATCGATGATGGCCTTCAAGGCTTCGGGATT
Proteins encoded:
- a CDS encoding MBL fold metallo-hydrolase, whose protein sequence is MSDPYMPMTSVRSGTGFEAAKGVHGLTVQIANVYFIQLPSEPHSFVLIDAGMPQSAGMIVNEAKQRFGDDFQLKAIILTHGHFDHIGAIEEILEHWDVPVYVHSREMPYVTGKEDYPPARPDSKSGLVAKLSPLFPRHSIDISSHVQALPEDGSVPYLDEWMWIATPGHTPGHISLFREDGRVLVAGDAVITVEQEKMADVLIQKQELHGPPAYFTPDTETAAKSIQKLAGLEPEALLTGHGIPMTGKNFRSDLTELANRLLSL
- the nosA gene encoding nitric oxide synthase, which encodes MEEKEILWNEAKAFIAACYQELGKEEEVKDRLDDIKSEIDRTGSYVHTKEELEHGAKMAWRNSNRCIGRLFWNSLNVIDRRDVRTKEDVRDALFHHIETATNNGKIRPTITIFPPEEKGEKQVEIWNHQLIRYAGYESDGERIGDPASRSLTAACEELGWRGERTDFDLLPLMFRMKGDKEPVWYDLPRSLVIEVPITHPDIEAFSDLELKWYGVPIISDMKLEVGGIHYNAAPFNGWYMGTEIGARNLADEKRYDKLKKVASIIGISTDYNTELWKDQALVELNKAVLHSYKKQGVSIVDHHTAASQFKRFEEQEEEAGRKLTGDWTWLIPPISPAATHIFHRSYDNSIVKPNYFYQDKPYE